The following nucleotide sequence is from Ensifer adhaerens.
TGTCCGCACGATCCGACGCATTTGTCAGGAGCCTGGATCGGCTTTGGGTGGATTTGGAAACATGGCGGTGCTGGCGTGGGTGGATTTCCACCCATCGCGCGTTTGGCTGCGCGCCGCGGGAAGGGCCTAGAGGCCGGTGCGCCGCTTCAGATCGGCGATTTCGTCGGCGGTGAGGTTACGCGCAGCACCCTTCGGCAAATCACCGAGAGCGATCGTCCCGATCGAAACTCGCAGCAGCCGCAGCACTTCGAAGCCGAGCGCATCGAGCATGCGGCGAATCTGGCGGTTTCGACCCTCTTCGAGTTCCACCTCGATCCACATGTTGCGGCCGCCCACCCTTAGGCGTTCGGCCCTGGCGGCCCGCAACATCTCGCCGCCTTCGTCGATGCCGGCGACCATTTGCGCAAGCTGCGCGTCGTCGATCTGCCCGGTCAGTTGCACGTGATAGACCTTGCCGACATGGGTTTCCGGATCGAGCAGCCGCTGCGCAAGCACCGTGTCGTTGGTGAACAGCAGAAGGCCCTCGCTCGCCTTGTCGAGGCGTCCGACCGGCGACAGATGGGTGGAGTCGATGTTCTTCAGGCAGTCGAAGACCGTCGGCCGGCCCTCCGGGTCATGCCTGGTCGTCACCAGCCCGCGCGGCTTGTTCAGCATCAGGTAGACCTTCTCTTGGGCAAGCACGGCCTTACCGTCGACGGCGAGACGGTCCATGTCGACATCGACCCATGCGGTGAGGTCAGTCGCCTTGCGCCCGTTGATGCTGACGCGGCCTTCAAGCACCAGCTTTTCGGCCTGCGTGCGCGAGCAGTAACCAAGCTTGGAAAGGGCGCGGGCGACCGTCACGCGTTTTCCCGTATCGGCCGCGGGGCGGCGGCCGGTATCTCGGGCGGCTGTCGGTCGCTTCTGTTTCACGTTCTGGTCTTCCGGTTGCTGGTCATCTTGTGCAGCATGGTCCCGCCTGCGAGCATCGCCGGCGGCACAATCTCGACATCAGCCGATCTTGCTATAGTCGATCCGCCGGGCGAGCCAGCAGCCGATCGTCAGCCCCGTCACCTTGCCTTCTGCGTCACGCGAAACGACTACGGTCCAGTCTCCCGGTGCCGGCGCGTCCATCGAGCGTTTGCAGCGCAGCAGCCAGACATCGTCGGCGAGCGGCCGCAGGGCGTGCATGGCGCCTCTGCCAAGCGAACCGTCGAAACCACCATAGAAGACGCCGTTGGTGGAGACGATGTCGAGATGGGCGTCGAGTTCTGCCGCATGGTAGCGGCCGGCGATATCAGGCTTGGCGGCGCCAGAGATGCGCGCGGCGTGAACCGTCAGGTTCTCACGCGGGCGCTCCATGTGCAGCGAGGCGCCTTCCACGCGAAGGGTAACGGCCGCTGACTGCGCGCTGCCATCCGGACCGACCGCAAGCGTTTCGGCACCCGTGGCGAAGTTCAGCGCGACGCGGGATTTGCCGGCGGGCCTGGTAACGAGTGCGAGGCCCGTTTCCGGATCCAGATAGCTGCCGGTGCCGTCGGCATCCCAGGTGCCTGTCGCGGGCTCGGCATCGCTGTGGCCAAGGGCGACCTTCATCAATGCGGTCGCCGCCGCATGGGCGTCGGCTTCATGGTTGAACATCACCACGACCGAAAGGCGCTCAGCGGGCGCGTAGAGCCTGCGGCTGCGGAAGCCGCGCAGCGCGCCGCCATGGCCGGTGATGGCGACGTCGCCGATCTTTTCATGCGCAAGGCCGAACCCATAATGGGCCGGGCGGCCATCGGCATAGGTCTGCGGTACGGACAGGCGGCGATAGAGACTGTTTTCGTCATTCCGCGTCCGGTCGATGAAGCATTCCCAGGCGAGCATATCGTCGAGCGAAGCGGAAACACCGGCATCGCCCGCCCAGTAGATGTTGTTGGCCGCCTCGAAATAGCCAGCCGTCTCATTGCCCTCGTAGCCGACGATACCGTCGGGGGGCAGGCTCGTATCGGCGGTGAGGGCAGCGGTCTGCATGTCGGCCGGGCCGAACACGGAACGCTGATAGAGCTCGGCCATCGAGCGCCCGGTATGCGCTTCGATGAGGTCGGCGAGAATGCGGAAATTGCCGTTCGAATAGGAGTAGCGCGTGCCCGGCTCGAAATGGGTCGACCGCGCGGAGGAGAGCAGGGGCCGTGCGTCCTCGCGGCGGAAGGCGCCGTCGTGCCTGGCGCCTTGCAGCACGGTCAGCGCCCAGTAGTCGCGCAGCCCCGACTGGTTGTGACAGAGATGGGCCACGGTCGGGCGCTTGCCTTCGAGCAGAGGCAGGTAGGCGTCGAGCGCGCGGTCGAGCTTTGCCGGTTCGCCGACGGCGTCCAGAAGCACGGCGCAGGTCATCTGCTTGGTGATCGAGCAGATCGGTACGCGGGTTGTCGCCGTCATCGGCCTGCGGGCGGTCAGGTCGGCGTAGCCCCAGCGGTGGCTGAGGATCACCTGACCATCCCGGACCACACCGGCGACGCCGCCGGGACCGGGATAGTGTTGGGGCAGGGCTTTTAGGGCGCGTTCGAGAGTGGAAAGTTCGGAAGTGGTCATGGCGCTGAAGGATCGGTCCGACGAAGGGCAGGGCGGTGTCTGCCTTCGTTCGTACCGTCCCCTCCCGGCACTTGCAATGCCGCGCCGACAGCTCTCCTCAGCCGGCGCCTGCCTGGGCGTGATAGAGGCGGCTGTAGGCGCCCTTGGCGGCCAGCAGCGTTGCATGCGGTCCCTGCTCGCGAATGCCGCTGCCGTCGACCACGACGATGCGGTCGGCATCGCGGATCGTTGCCAGCCGGTGCGCGATGATCAGCGTCGTGCGCCCCTTGGAAAGCTCGGCGAGCGACTGCTGGATTGCTCTCTCGGTTTCCGTGTCGAGCGCCGAGGTGGCCTCGTCGAGAATGAGGATCGCCGGGTTTTTCAGGAACATGCGGGCGATCGCCAGTCGCTGTTTCTGTCCGCCGGAAAGCTTGACGCCGCGTTCGCCGATCACCGTGTCCATGCCGTCGGGCAGGGCGGCGATCATGCCGTCGAGCCGGGCGCGCCGCGCCGCTTCCAGGATGTCGGCTTCGTTTGCTCCGAGCCGGCCATAGGCGATGTTGTCGCGAATGGTGCCGGCAAAGAGGAAGACATCCTGCTGCACGATACCGATCTGGCCGCGCAGCGACGACAGGGTGATGTCGCGGATATCGGTGCCGTCGACAGTGATTGCGCCTTCCATCACTTCGTAGAAGCGCGGCAGAAGCGAGCAGATCGTCGTCTTGCCGGCGCCCGACGGGCCGACGAAGGCGATCGTCTCGCCGGCGCGGATCGTGAGGTCGATATTCTGGATGATCGGCTTTTCGGCGCTGTAGCCGAAGGAGACGTTGCTGTAGGTGATGTCGCCCTTGAGATCAGCGACGTCGGTCGCACCGGGACGATCCTCGATATCGGGCTCGGTTTCCATCAGTTCGAGGAAGCGCTTGAAGCCGGCGATGCCCTTCGGATAGGTCTCGATCACCGAATTAATCTTCTCGACCGGCCGGAAGAAGACGCCGACCAGAAGCAGGAAGCTGACGAAGCCGCCATTGGTCAGCTCGCCCGTCAACACGAAGTAGCACCCGGTAATCATCACGATCAGCTGCGTCAGCCGCATGCTCATGTAGCTCAGCGACGTGCTGGCCGCCATGATACGGTAGGCCTCAAGCTTGGTGCGGCGATAGTTCTGGTTGTCGGTCTCGAACAGGCTGCGCTCATGGGCCTCGTTGGCGAAGGCCTGGACCACGCGCATGCCACCGACATTCTCCTCGATACGGGCGTTGAAGTCTCCGATCCGGCCGTAGAGATTGCGAAAATTCCGGGTCATGCGCCCGCCGTAGCGGCTGGTCACCCAGGCGGTCAGCGGCACGACGGCGGCGGTAATCAGCGCCAGCTGCCAATGCACCATCAGCATCAGGATCAGCGCACCGATGAAGGTCATGACGGCAATGAACAGATCCTCCGGACCGTGATGCGCGACCTCGCCGATTTCTTCCAGATCCTTGGTGAGGCGGCCGACGAGATGGCCGGTCTTCTGGTTGTCGAAGAACGAGAAAGAGAGCTTCTGCAGATGATCGAAGGCCATGCGCCGCATGTCCGTCTCGATATTGATGCCGAGCATGTGGCCCCAATAGGTGACGGTTGCCATCAGGCCGGTGTTGAGCAGGTAGACGATCAGCAGCCCCACGGAGGACAGCAGGATCAGTGTCCATTCCTGGCTCGGCAAGAGCTGGTCGACGAACAGCTTCACCGCAATCGGGAAGCCGAGTTCGAGCAGGCCTGATAGTACGGCGCAGGAAAAGTCGAGAATGAACAGGCCGCGATAGGGGCGGTAGAACGCGAAGAAACGCTTCAGCATGCACGTGCACTCACTGGGGGCGGGGGCGCCATGGGCGCTGATAGAAAGATGATTTTTAATGTCATGTTTTTGGATCGAAACCAACCCAGAAAAGCGTGAAAGCGTGTCGGCCACGTGACGCGACCGATGTCTCGTGCACCTGCGAGACGCAATCGGTTCACTTCGGCACCGGTGGGAAGGAAACGTTAACCATAGGCTTCGTAGAAATGGAATCAGCAGAGCAAATCGCCTTCTGTTGGGGACACCGGAAGCGGAGCCATTGCTCGATATCACTACGCGTAGGGCGTCTTTGTGCGTTCGCGTCAACGCACGAAGTCCAGGGGGCAAACGAGACGATGGCAAGCAATCAATCAGTGGAAGCCACGGAAACCAACACCATTGTTCCGTTTCCGGTGGTCAGGAGATTGCATGCCATTCGCAGTGCTGCCGCCGAGCTTGAAGATCTGCACGGTGCCGAAGCGCTGCAATTCTGGCGCCGCCGCTGCCGCGCTCTAGCGGATGAGCTCTTTGCCTGCGGATGTTCGGAAGACGAAGTGCGCCATCAGGTTCTGGTTTTTCAGGACGAGGTGCAGATCGAGCTGCAGCATCGCCACCTCTCGCGTCTTTCTGCAGGCGCGATGAGCCAGTAGCCGCTGCGTCTCAGGCCACCGGCAATTCCGGATCCCAGGTAAACAGCTCCTTGGCCCTCGCGATGCCGCGCAGCGCAAAGCGGCCGAGCGAGACTGCGTGGACCCGTTCATCCGGCGGGCAGGCTTCGACGAAATCAGACGACATGATCATGTGCCGCTCGACGGAACGGCACATCGAGGAAATGCGGCTCACCTCATTGACCGCCGGGCCGACCACGGTGAAATCGAGGCGGGTCTGGCTGCCGATATTGCCATAGAAAACTTCGCCAATATGGAGCCCGAGATAGACCTCGGTGGTCGGCTTGCCTTCGGCCTGCCGGCGGGTGTCGAGTTCCGCAAGCATGCGGCGCAGCTGCCGTTCGGCGGCGATTGCGTTGGCGCAGGCGGTCCCCGGATCGTCGGCATTGAAGATCGCCAGAACACCGTCGCCGATCAGCTTCAGCACGCTGCCGCCATGGTCGTGAATGGCGGTGATCACGGTTCCTGAATAATCGTTGAGAAGCGGGATGATCTCGTCGGGTGCTGCGGTGTCGGAGATGCGCGTATAGCCGCGCAGGTCGGAAAACCACATGACCGTTTCGATGCGTTCGGCCGAACCGCGGGCAATGCTGCCTTTGACGACGCGCTGGCCGGCATCGGCGCCGAGATAAACGTCCGCAAGCGTGCTGATGATCCTCACGCATGAGCCTGCCTTCACCGCCAGCGCAAGCGTTGGCAGCAGGATACGGAGTGCTGCGATGTCATCGTCGCTGAAGCCACCGTCGTTCCGCGTCGTCCAATAGGAATAGAAACAGTCCATCTCGCCGACGCGGCCCTGGTCGGTGAAGTGGTGGATCATGCTGACGCAGTCGGTGTGGCCTTCGTC
It contains:
- a CDS encoding pseudouridine synthase; this encodes MKQKRPTAARDTGRRPAADTGKRVTVARALSKLGYCSRTQAEKLVLEGRVSINGRKATDLTAWVDVDMDRLAVDGKAVLAQEKVYLMLNKPRGLVTTRHDPEGRPTVFDCLKNIDSTHLSPVGRLDKASEGLLLFTNDTVLAQRLLDPETHVGKVYHVQLTGQIDDAQLAQMVAGIDEGGEMLRAARAERLRVGGRNMWIEVELEEGRNRQIRRMLDALGFEVLRLLRVSIGTIALGDLPKGAARNLTADEIADLKRRTGL
- a CDS encoding D-aminopeptidase translates to MTTSELSTLERALKALPQHYPGPGGVAGVVRDGQVILSHRWGYADLTARRPMTATTRVPICSITKQMTCAVLLDAVGEPAKLDRALDAYLPLLEGKRPTVAHLCHNQSGLRDYWALTVLQGARHDGAFRREDARPLLSSARSTHFEPGTRYSYSNGNFRILADLIEAHTGRSMAELYQRSVFGPADMQTAALTADTSLPPDGIVGYEGNETAGYFEAANNIYWAGDAGVSASLDDMLAWECFIDRTRNDENSLYRRLSVPQTYADGRPAHYGFGLAHEKIGDVAITGHGGALRGFRSRRLYAPAERLSVVVMFNHEADAHAAATALMKVALGHSDAEPATGTWDADGTGSYLDPETGLALVTRPAGKSRVALNFATGAETLAVGPDGSAQSAAVTLRVEGASLHMERPRENLTVHAARISGAAKPDIAGRYHAAELDAHLDIVSTNGVFYGGFDGSLGRGAMHALRPLADDVWLLRCKRSMDAPAPGDWTVVVSRDAEGKVTGLTIGCWLARRIDYSKIG
- a CDS encoding ABC transporter ATP-binding protein, which encodes MLKRFFAFYRPYRGLFILDFSCAVLSGLLELGFPIAVKLFVDQLLPSQEWTLILLSSVGLLIVYLLNTGLMATVTYWGHMLGINIETDMRRMAFDHLQKLSFSFFDNQKTGHLVGRLTKDLEEIGEVAHHGPEDLFIAVMTFIGALILMLMVHWQLALITAAVVPLTAWVTSRYGGRMTRNFRNLYGRIGDFNARIEENVGGMRVVQAFANEAHERSLFETDNQNYRRTKLEAYRIMAASTSLSYMSMRLTQLIVMITGCYFVLTGELTNGGFVSFLLLVGVFFRPVEKINSVIETYPKGIAGFKRFLELMETEPDIEDRPGATDVADLKGDITYSNVSFGYSAEKPIIQNIDLTIRAGETIAFVGPSGAGKTTICSLLPRFYEVMEGAITVDGTDIRDITLSSLRGQIGIVQQDVFLFAGTIRDNIAYGRLGANEADILEAARRARLDGMIAALPDGMDTVIGERGVKLSGGQKQRLAIARMFLKNPAILILDEATSALDTETERAIQQSLAELSKGRTTLIIAHRLATIRDADRIVVVDGSGIREQGPHATLLAAKGAYSRLYHAQAGAG
- a CDS encoding DUF6074 family protein; amino-acid sequence: MASNQSVEATETNTIVPFPVVRRLHAIRSAAAELEDLHGAEALQFWRRRCRALADELFACGCSEDEVRHQVLVFQDEVQIELQHRHLSRLSAGAMSQ
- a CDS encoding adenylate/guanylate cyclase domain-containing protein, translating into MNDQQLRDIVLWLSEQGLKGLDEPELFAGFCEQCRAAGLDLARALGLIDTLHPEFEGRAFQWNDESEITPEVIQYGSTTTGEALLNWQNSIFYHMLCDRTAERRIRLSSDEGTTYNILDKLKDEGHTDCVSMIHHFTDQGRVGEMDCFYSYWTTRNDGGFSDDDIAALRILLPTLALAVKAGSCVRIISTLADVYLGADAGQRVVKGSIARGSAERIETVMWFSDLRGYTRISDTAAPDEIIPLLNDYSGTVITAIHDHGGSVLKLIGDGVLAIFNADDPGTACANAIAAERQLRRMLAELDTRRQAEGKPTTEVYLGLHIGEVFYGNIGSQTRLDFTVVGPAVNEVSRISSMCRSVERHMIMSSDFVEACPPDERVHAVSLGRFALRGIARAKELFTWDPELPVA